In Penaeus monodon isolate SGIC_2016 chromosome 26, NSTDA_Pmon_1, whole genome shotgun sequence, the following are encoded in one genomic region:
- the LOC119589876 gene encoding target of rapamycin complex 2 subunit MAPKAP1-like, with product MATYDDRQWILSHIQNSYVTSDDTGLCEVVVQNEPAAAPVAEFPCLADSDSPPPHIQDEPPPHSLEIASDMDFVGHRQRSYTDQRLEIMRKEKKNASKIKRITWKHNPAQINENELNELFSRKAVISNVDQTDISRPHQPAPVSLLTRLVQQYPEGIKNPFIEYAKYDGTTHTNVQARRISVYLLLGDNPAPSYPMVVSVVNCHQARVSDLIGLICWLYTKENREPPLRGSVENYALHIAEEDGQVDWDFQALNNRDVIEKFGFNILALVEKKNVPEASKDIVVTLNVAGGAFSKITVENLDITLKEILSRTITKRKDMGRIIDAGLDYHLERENEPGIALDPEKTLADVNCTEFAVVRDNSKRIDLPLDPSNMSTVEATLYRSYKVTWLLKLGKCEACLGISGDKFEIHPLQQKMGGAFLPLRTPHAVTYNMELVVDCSRKAEKKGKMEIQVTCQGENRFKDYLFECEAKIGQEILDKCKHIFDLRTSTARKEFWREKKPFRRHNSLSMRHRPRTANHANEV from the exons ATGGCTACATATGACGACAGGCAGTGGATTTTGTCGCATATTCAGAACTCTTACGTGACGAGCGACGACACAG GGTTGTGTGAGGTGGTGGTACAGAATGAGCCAGCGGCAGCACCAGTGGCGGAGTTCCCCTGCCTTGCCGACTCGGACTCTCCTCCCCCACACATTCAGGATGAGCCACCACCCCACTCCCTTGAGATCGCATCAG ACATGGACTTTGTGGGCCATCGTCAGCGATCATACACAGACCAGCGGCTGGAGATCATGcgcaaggagaagaaaaatgctTCAAAGATCAAGAGGATTACGTGGAAGCACAACCCAGCACAGATTAACG aGAATGAGCTGAATGAGCTCTTCTCCCGCAAGGCTGTGATAAGCAACGTAGACCAAACTGACATCTCCCGGCCCCACCAGCCCGCCCCAGTCTCCCTCCTCACACGTCTGGTTCAGCAGTACCCTGAGGGCATCAAGAACCCCTTCATCGAGTATGCCAAGTATGATGGCACG ACTCACACTAATGTACAGGCACGGCGTATCAGTGTCTACCTGCTCTTGGGGGACAACCCTGCGCCCAGCTACCCAATGGTTGTGTCAGTTGTCAACTGCCACCAGGCGCGAGTCTCAGATCTCATTGGCCTCATCTGCTGGCTCTATACCAAAGAAAACAGGGAGCCTCCCTTAAG AGGTTCGGTGGAGAACTATGCACTTCACATTGCAGAGGAGGATGGGCAGGTGGACTGGGACTTCCAAGCCCTTAACAACAGAGATGTCATTGAAAAGTTTGGTTTCAATATCCTGGCTCTAGTCGAGAAGAAGAATGTCCCGGAGGCATCCAAGGACATTGTAGTCACACT AAATGTAGCTGGTGGTGCATTTAGCAAAATAACTGTAGAAAATTTGGATATCACTCTCAAAGAAATTCTCAGCAGAACCATCACAAAGCGCAAAGACATGGGAAGGATAATAG ATGCTGGGCTCGACTACCacttggagagagagaatgagccgGGTATTGCACTGGACCCTGAGAAAACGCTGGCTGACGTAAATTGCACGGAATTTGCAGTAGTGAGAGATAATA GTAAGAGGATTGACTTGCCATTAGATCCAAGCAACATGTCTACAGTCGAAGCTACCCTATATCGTTCCTACAAAGTCACATGGCTGCTGAAGTTGGGAAAATGTGAAGCATGTCTTG GCATATCAGGGGACAAGTTTGAAATTCATCCCTTACAACAGAAAATGGGAGGAGCTTTCCTGCCCTTGCGCACACCCCATGCTGTCACGTACAACATGGAGCTAGTCGTTGACTGCAGCCGGAAAGCAGAGAAAAAAG GAAAGATGGAAATCCAGGTAACTTGTCAAGGTGAGAATCGCTTCAAGGACTACCTGTTTGAATGCGAAGCCAAAATCGGGCAGGAAATTTTAGACAAGTGCAAACACATTTTTGACCTTCGAACCAGTACAGCACGCAAGGAGTTCTGGCGGGAGAAGAAACCTTTTCGCAGACACAATAGCTTGTCAATGCGCCACAGGCCTAGGACAGCAAATCATGCAAATGAAGTCTAG